The following proteins are encoded in a genomic region of Alistipes shahii WAL 8301:
- a CDS encoding FecR domain-containing protein, with translation MKRPEHIIEDLITRQLDGTPLTDTERRELQEWLEASEANRNAFLRAYKAWGNARLAETRFNTSQALENVMARIAEASRPRSFLRPQLRRLGIGIAAAACVMLAVVGYYRLQPSTVPDIEMFIRQADTPVFTQKEVQLVLSEQKTLLLETQKSTIRYDSTAIRINNAEKTIPKKEAATFNQLVVPYGKQTTLTLADGTRVWINAGSRLVYPVVFEKQKREIYVEGEIYMEVAHDAERPFSVHTGKMDVCVLGTKFYMSSYGRDRTQEVVLLSGSVSVAPAGRSDRGIRIVPGQQAILDTSESLEVREVEAESYISWIHGYLPFDNDPLSNILERLSRYYNCRIECTPEAEALTLSGKLELKDDPAEVLKILSATAPINLQITGSGNFRIDYNPTTNNPN, from the coding sequence ATGAAGAGACCCGAACATATCATCGAAGATCTGATAACCCGCCAACTGGACGGCACACCCCTCACCGACACGGAACGCCGGGAACTGCAGGAGTGGCTCGAAGCATCCGAAGCCAACCGCAACGCCTTTCTCCGGGCTTACAAAGCCTGGGGAAACGCCCGCCTTGCGGAAACCCGGTTCAACACCAGTCAAGCCCTCGAAAACGTCATGGCCCGGATTGCCGAAGCATCCAGACCCCGGTCTTTCCTGCGGCCGCAACTGCGCCGTCTGGGCATCGGCATCGCAGCGGCAGCCTGCGTCATGCTGGCCGTTGTCGGTTACTACCGACTGCAACCGTCGACCGTCCCGGACATCGAAATGTTTATCCGGCAGGCCGACACCCCCGTATTCACCCAGAAAGAGGTGCAACTGGTGCTGTCCGAGCAGAAAACCCTCCTGCTCGAAACCCAAAAATCGACAATCCGTTACGATTCGACCGCCATCCGGATCAACAACGCCGAAAAAACCATTCCCAAAAAAGAGGCTGCGACGTTCAACCAGCTGGTCGTTCCCTACGGCAAGCAGACGACACTGACGCTCGCCGACGGAACCCGCGTCTGGATCAACGCCGGATCACGGCTGGTCTACCCCGTCGTATTCGAAAAGCAGAAGCGCGAAATATACGTCGAAGGCGAAATCTACATGGAAGTGGCGCACGATGCCGAACGGCCTTTCTCGGTACACACAGGCAAGATGGATGTCTGCGTTTTGGGAACCAAATTCTACATGTCCTCCTACGGCCGCGATCGCACGCAGGAGGTCGTCCTGCTCTCCGGCTCCGTCAGCGTAGCCCCTGCCGGACGATCCGACCGCGGAATTCGCATCGTTCCCGGCCAACAAGCCATCCTCGACACCTCGGAATCGCTGGAGGTCCGCGAAGTGGAAGCCGAAAGCTACATCAGTTGGATTCACGGATACCTGCCCTTCGACAACGACCCGCTGTCGAACATCCTCGAACGCCTTTCCCGCTACTACAATTGTCGGATCGAGTGTACGCCCGAAGCCGAAGCGCTGACGCTCTCGGGCAAACTCGAACTCAAAGACGATCCGGCCGAAGTGCTGAAAATCTTGAGCGCAACAGCCCCTATCAACCTGCAAATCACCGGATCCGGGAATTTCCGAATCGACTATAACCCGACTACCAACAACCCAAACTGA
- a CDS encoding TonB-dependent receptor codes for MLATIGFIRPVSAQTAEAAKTITLNVQNRPIKEVLTLIERQSDYIFVYYDNILDIHRKVTLKVTNQPISAVLKQLFAGTDNTWKLSGRQIVIGRSVAAAAATPRKITRITGVVRDQNNDPLIGVTIRIKARPNIGTATDINGKYLLDVYPDEVLEFSYVGYKSQDVSVAGQEIVDVVMLQNDAILDAVEVVGYGVQKKISVIGSQQTIATKELKVPVANLTQGLAGRVSGLVSVQRTSEPGFDDANIYIRGISTLTASMSAPLTLVDGVPRSFSNVDPEDIESFSILKDASATAVYGVRGANGVIIINTKSGLKGRPKFSVRYTEGLTKPTKITDFADGATYMEMSNEASLTRGGGKLYSQEIIDKTRRGEDPYLYPDVDWMKQILRNFSRNRSANVNVQGGSDKAVYYIGLAYYDENGMYKDTKLADYNSNTFYRRYNVTSNLTLNPFRTTEIKLGIQGYLANANYPASSQASIFESAYFTPPTYIAPLYPDGKLGAFSGGDINPVAQLGATGYANQWRSQVYSNLRITQQIYKGLSVSGMFSFDTYNYTSNRFTKTPNTYHATGRDANGNLLYEQTRQGTENLAYSLSAKGNRAIYLEAAVNYRNTFGRHTVSGMMLFNQSDEINTKATNVEEALPYRFRGLAGRFTYSFDDRYFGEFNFGYNGSENFAPKNRYGFFPSVGLGWVISNEPFFRGATEVIQYLKLRGTWGRVGNSQISGRRFAYLATVKDTNDTSYQFGKNMDQTYGTTAIDEYAVDVTWEIADKTNIGLDMRLLNNKFNLQFDAFKESRKGIYLRRTSIPSYFGMINNPYGNIGKVENKGIEMSVSYANSWRDWSLSVMGNYSFNRNKVLEDDSTVAYPWQKTIGNKVDQRFGLIALGLFESPEEIAAAPVQVGDTRPGDIRYKDINGDGKIDEYDKVPIGWGSVPEIVYGFGFSVGWKGLSLSAMFQGAAHVDAILSGEGVLPFAQGSSRGNLLSNITDRWTEANPRQDVFYPRLSIGNMNMNYEASTWWLKNTSYLRLKNIELSYTLPDRWMKRIHINNARIFIQGVNLLTFSKFKLWDVELGDGRGAKYPNIGSVSLGINFNF; via the coding sequence TTGCTGGCAACAATCGGGTTCATCCGGCCCGTCAGTGCACAAACGGCAGAGGCGGCGAAAACCATCACGCTCAACGTACAGAACCGCCCCATCAAGGAGGTCCTCACACTGATCGAACGCCAAAGCGACTACATCTTCGTTTACTACGACAACATCTTGGACATCCACCGCAAAGTCACCCTGAAAGTAACGAATCAGCCCATTTCGGCTGTCCTGAAACAGTTGTTCGCCGGAACCGACAACACCTGGAAACTCTCGGGAAGGCAGATCGTCATCGGACGCTCCGTAGCTGCGGCCGCAGCTACACCCCGGAAGATCACACGCATCACAGGCGTCGTCAGGGACCAGAACAACGATCCGCTCATCGGCGTCACGATCCGCATCAAGGCCCGTCCGAACATCGGTACAGCCACCGACATCAACGGCAAATACCTGCTCGACGTTTATCCCGACGAAGTACTGGAATTCAGCTATGTAGGTTACAAATCGCAGGACGTTTCGGTCGCAGGGCAGGAAATCGTCGACGTGGTTATGCTGCAAAACGACGCCATCCTCGACGCCGTGGAGGTGGTGGGCTACGGCGTGCAGAAAAAGATCAGCGTCATCGGCTCGCAGCAGACCATAGCGACCAAGGAACTGAAAGTTCCCGTCGCCAACCTCACACAAGGCCTTGCGGGCCGCGTATCGGGCCTGGTCTCGGTACAGCGAACCAGTGAACCGGGCTTCGACGACGCGAACATCTACATCCGCGGCATCTCAACGCTGACAGCCAGCATGAGCGCCCCTCTGACGCTCGTCGACGGCGTTCCCCGCTCGTTCTCCAACGTCGACCCCGAAGACATCGAGAGTTTCTCGATCCTGAAGGACGCCTCTGCAACTGCTGTTTACGGCGTTCGCGGCGCCAACGGCGTCATTATCATCAATACCAAAAGCGGCCTGAAAGGACGCCCCAAATTCAGCGTACGCTATACCGAAGGCCTCACCAAACCGACCAAGATCACCGATTTCGCCGACGGCGCGACTTACATGGAGATGTCGAACGAAGCGTCGCTCACCCGCGGCGGCGGCAAACTATACAGCCAGGAGATCATTGATAAGACCCGCCGCGGGGAAGACCCCTATCTCTATCCCGACGTAGACTGGATGAAACAGATCCTGCGTAACTTCAGCCGCAACCGCTCGGCCAACGTCAACGTGCAGGGCGGTTCCGATAAGGCGGTCTACTACATCGGCCTGGCCTACTACGACGAGAACGGCATGTACAAGGACACGAAACTGGCCGACTACAACTCGAACACCTTCTACCGCCGTTACAACGTCACCTCGAACCTCACGCTCAACCCGTTCCGCACCACCGAAATCAAACTGGGCATCCAGGGCTACCTGGCCAACGCCAACTATCCGGCATCTTCGCAGGCAAGCATCTTCGAATCGGCCTATTTCACACCTCCGACCTATATCGCGCCGCTCTACCCCGACGGCAAGCTCGGCGCCTTCTCGGGCGGCGATATAAACCCCGTGGCACAGCTCGGCGCAACGGGCTATGCCAACCAGTGGCGCAGCCAGGTTTATTCGAACCTGCGCATCACGCAGCAGATTTACAAAGGGCTCTCGGTTTCAGGCATGTTCTCGTTCGACACCTACAACTACACGAGCAACCGTTTCACCAAAACCCCGAACACCTACCACGCCACAGGACGCGACGCCAACGGCAACCTGCTCTACGAGCAAACCCGCCAGGGAACCGAAAACCTGGCCTACAGCCTCAGTGCAAAGGGTAACCGCGCCATCTATCTGGAAGCCGCAGTCAACTACCGCAACACTTTCGGCAGGCACACCGTATCGGGCATGATGCTCTTTAACCAGAGCGACGAAATCAATACCAAAGCCACCAACGTCGAAGAGGCGCTGCCCTACCGTTTCCGCGGCCTGGCAGGACGTTTCACCTACTCGTTCGACGACCGTTATTTCGGGGAGTTCAACTTCGGATACAACGGTTCGGAGAACTTCGCCCCGAAAAACCGTTACGGCTTCTTTCCGTCGGTCGGACTTGGCTGGGTAATCAGCAACGAACCCTTCTTCAGAGGCGCCACAGAGGTGATCCAGTACCTCAAACTGCGCGGCACATGGGGTCGTGTCGGCAACAGCCAGATCAGCGGACGCCGTTTCGCCTACCTGGCTACGGTCAAGGACACCAACGACACCAGTTACCAGTTCGGAAAGAACATGGACCAGACCTACGGGACTACGGCCATCGACGAATATGCCGTCGACGTAACGTGGGAGATCGCCGACAAAACCAACATCGGACTGGACATGCGCCTGCTGAACAACAAGTTCAACCTGCAATTCGACGCCTTCAAGGAGTCGCGCAAAGGCATTTACCTGCGCCGCACAAGCATTCCGTCCTATTTCGGTATGATCAACAACCCCTACGGCAACATCGGCAAAGTCGAGAACAAAGGTATCGAAATGTCGGTCAGCTATGCCAATTCGTGGCGGGACTGGTCGTTGAGCGTCATGGGTAACTACTCGTTCAACCGAAACAAGGTCCTCGAAGACGACAGCACCGTGGCCTATCCCTGGCAGAAAACCATCGGCAACAAGGTCGACCAGCGGTTCGGGCTCATCGCACTGGGACTCTTCGAAAGTCCGGAGGAGATCGCCGCAGCGCCTGTACAGGTCGGCGACACGCGCCCGGGCGACATCCGCTACAAGGACATCAACGGCGACGGCAAAATCGACGAATATGACAAAGTGCCCATCGGCTGGGGAAGTGTCCCCGAAATCGTCTACGGCTTCGGATTCTCCGTAGGCTGGAAAGGCCTCTCGCTGTCAGCCATGTTCCAGGGCGCCGCACACGTCGACGCGATCCTCAGCGGCGAAGGCGTACTGCCTTTCGCACAGGGATCGAGCCGCGGCAACCTGCTGAGCAACATCACCGACCGTTGGACCGAGGCCAATCCCCGCCAGGATGTCTTCTACCCGCGCCTCTCGATCGGCAACATGAACATGAACTACGAAGCCAGCACGTGGTGGCTCAAAAATACCAGCTACCTGCGTCTGAAAAACATCGAACTCTCCTATACGCTCCCCGACCGCTGGATGAAACGCATCCACATCAACAATGCGCGCATCTTCATACAGGGCGTCAATCTGCTTACATTCAGCAAATTCAAACTGTGGGACGTGGAACTGGGCGACGGCCGCGGCGCAAAATATCCCAACATCGGTTCCGTCAGCCTGGGTATCAATTTCAACTTCTAA
- a CDS encoding RagB/SusD family nutrient uptake outer membrane protein produces MKLKTILTLLAALGILTACNDDFFDQVPDDRITIEQVFQRTSYSEKYLATVYSYIRDESHRTNGVPWDPCSDDLDVTYDREDYNSFKMNLGNWSASSNYYEYWSHYYRGIRSATYFIQHIGSNQEMLDDPTRGPIVVEQYKNEARFLRAWFYYCLLRQYGPCVLLGDEVLPGDLDRDDVKMNLPRSSYDECVDYIVGELDDMIDNNRLPLHFTVQADKDYGRATLAMCMGLKSRVLLLAASDQFNGNPAYANVVNTDGKHLFSTRKDPEKWNKAAQAAKDVIDLGIFDLYKEYHTDGTLDPYLSCRNVFLENWNSEVMMVRISNYLKHWERSASPRQFSGYESMGATQQLVDAFRMKDGTAITPDKESGYSKANYSDPKSGWVFAPAGTRNMFVNREPRFYVNICFNGAYWIGDQKTRIQLYYTGGSGKKGTWDFPRSGYIAIKNVSPSSNPKNGNYIKRPFVIMRYAEILLNYVEALNEYDPGNADIETYLNKIRERGGLGPVQSDLNQSQMREQIRLERRIELCFEQLRYFDTRRWLIADQTDGGPFYGMNVDAGNSFTDEAFYEKTVFETRVFRPEFYLFPIPQSEINRDPQIVQNPGW; encoded by the coding sequence ATGAAACTTAAAACAATACTCACTTTACTGGCCGCCCTCGGCATCCTGACCGCCTGCAACGACGACTTCTTCGACCAGGTTCCCGACGACCGGATCACCATCGAGCAGGTATTCCAGCGCACCTCCTACTCCGAGAAATACCTGGCTACCGTTTACAGCTACATCCGCGACGAGTCGCACCGCACCAACGGCGTGCCCTGGGACCCGTGTTCGGACGACCTGGACGTTACCTACGACCGCGAGGATTACAACTCCTTCAAGATGAACCTCGGCAACTGGAGCGCATCGTCGAACTACTACGAGTACTGGTCGCACTACTACCGGGGCATCCGTTCGGCAACCTACTTCATCCAGCACATCGGCTCGAACCAGGAGATGCTCGACGATCCTACGCGCGGCCCGATCGTCGTCGAACAATACAAGAACGAAGCCCGCTTCCTGCGCGCCTGGTTCTATTACTGCCTGCTGCGCCAGTACGGTCCGTGCGTACTGCTGGGCGACGAAGTCCTTCCGGGCGACCTCGACCGCGACGATGTGAAGATGAACCTGCCGCGCAGTTCCTACGACGAGTGCGTGGATTACATCGTCGGCGAACTGGACGACATGATCGACAACAACCGCCTGCCGCTGCACTTCACCGTGCAGGCCGACAAGGATTACGGCCGGGCGACACTGGCCATGTGCATGGGACTCAAAAGCCGCGTACTGCTGCTGGCCGCCAGCGACCAGTTCAACGGCAACCCGGCCTACGCCAACGTGGTCAACACGGACGGCAAACACCTTTTTTCGACCCGAAAAGACCCCGAAAAGTGGAACAAGGCCGCCCAGGCTGCAAAAGATGTCATCGACCTGGGAATTTTCGACCTCTACAAGGAGTACCACACCGACGGAACGCTCGACCCTTACCTGTCCTGCCGCAACGTTTTCCTGGAGAACTGGAACAGCGAGGTGATGATGGTCCGCATCAGCAACTACCTCAAACATTGGGAACGGTCGGCTTCACCCCGGCAGTTCAGCGGCTATGAAAGCATGGGGGCGACCCAGCAACTGGTCGACGCTTTCCGCATGAAAGACGGCACGGCCATTACCCCGGACAAGGAGAGCGGCTATTCGAAGGCGAACTACTCCGACCCCAAATCGGGCTGGGTATTCGCTCCCGCCGGTACGCGCAACATGTTCGTCAATCGTGAACCGCGTTTCTACGTCAACATCTGCTTCAACGGCGCCTACTGGATCGGCGATCAGAAAACCCGCATCCAGCTCTACTACACCGGAGGATCGGGAAAGAAAGGCACGTGGGACTTCCCGCGTTCGGGATACATCGCCATCAAAAACGTTTCGCCCTCGTCCAATCCCAAGAACGGCAACTACATCAAGCGTCCCTTCGTCATCATGCGTTACGCCGAGATACTGCTCAACTACGTCGAGGCGCTCAACGAATACGATCCCGGGAATGCGGACATCGAAACCTACCTGAACAAAATCCGCGAGCGCGGCGGCCTGGGACCGGTCCAAAGCGATCTCAACCAGAGTCAAATGCGCGAGCAGATCCGGCTGGAACGCCGCATCGAACTCTGCTTCGAGCAACTGCGCTATTTCGACACCCGCCGCTGGCTGATCGCCGACCAGACCGACGGAGGACCCTTCTACGGCATGAACGTCGACGCAGGCAACAGCTTCACCGACGAGGCGTTCTACGAGAAAACCGTATTCGAAACCCGCGTGTTCCGGCCCGAGTTCTACCTTTTCCCCATTCCCCAGTCCGAAATCAACCGCGATCCGCAGATCGTCCAGAATCCCGGATGGTAA
- a CDS encoding BT_3987 domain-containing protein, giving the protein MKLTKYLAVLCCGTLFAACENPIQDDLNVDNPENYTRIYTVNAVDDASKNTLSFPLERDTSLMVYANLSGIRNPGCDVTVKFRVAPELVDTYNQKHQSNYPMMLDGSYTIENLEAVIPNGKYISSPIRIAINSQAFDGVGVFLLPVRIENVTPDLAVNESLQTAYLRINGYYTENPFPRYDRSGWSIAGFSTQEAEATSTYPNRGLAVSIIDGENNTYWGTQWRNAKPGPPHWIAVDMGAPKELHGLTIRGRSDKEGSDVPKSSGNPRIFNIDVSDDNQNWTHAGTFTVENRIENTVYLDHKATGRYFRIFVTATQADLYQTCIAEVWAF; this is encoded by the coding sequence ATGAAACTTACGAAATACCTGGCTGTCCTCTGCTGCGGAACGCTCTTCGCAGCCTGCGAAAACCCGATTCAGGACGACCTGAACGTGGACAACCCCGAGAACTATACGCGTATTTACACGGTCAACGCCGTCGACGACGCCTCCAAGAACACACTCTCATTCCCGCTCGAACGCGACACGTCGCTCATGGTCTACGCCAACCTGAGCGGAATCCGCAACCCGGGATGCGATGTGACGGTCAAATTTCGCGTCGCCCCCGAACTGGTGGATACCTACAATCAGAAGCACCAGAGCAACTACCCGATGATGCTTGATGGAAGCTACACGATCGAGAACCTCGAAGCCGTGATTCCTAACGGGAAATACATCTCCTCGCCCATCCGGATCGCCATCAACAGCCAGGCGTTCGACGGCGTGGGCGTCTTCCTGCTGCCGGTACGGATCGAGAATGTGACACCCGACCTGGCCGTCAACGAATCGTTGCAGACGGCTTACCTGCGCATCAACGGCTACTACACCGAAAATCCGTTCCCGAGATACGACAGGAGCGGCTGGTCGATCGCCGGGTTCTCGACGCAGGAGGCTGAAGCGACATCGACCTACCCCAACCGCGGATTGGCCGTTTCGATCATCGACGGCGAAAACAACACCTATTGGGGTACGCAGTGGCGTAACGCCAAACCCGGCCCGCCGCACTGGATCGCCGTCGACATGGGCGCACCCAAGGAACTGCACGGACTCACGATCCGCGGACGGTCTGACAAAGAAGGCTCCGACGTTCCCAAGAGCAGCGGCAACCCGCGTATCTTCAACATCGACGTGAGCGACGACAACCAAAACTGGACCCATGCAGGGACCTTTACCGTCGAAAACCGGATCGAGAACACGGTATACCTCGACCACAAGGCAACGGGGCGCTATTTCCGTATCTTCGTCACCGCCACGCAGGCCGACCTCTACCAGACCTGCATCGCCGAAGTATGGGCATTCTGA
- a CDS encoding endonuclease/exonuclease/phosphatase family protein, with product MKKTICLWALLLIVVSCTNDDNYNDEHGDKAVIPPKGRIIRIMTYNIYGARATSPANAADLDALAEVIRRQDPDFVTLNEVDVFTNRTGKDVHQARDLAAKLGMEWHFSKAIDRDGGEYGDAVLSKHPIIETRSYRLPCAASQPGEDRSLCVIRVEIDGKDLYVASTHLDHLSGDASRLVQANEIRRIRDTELDGDLILAGDLNAIPSSNVIATMTAFLTNVGTIDQYTFPSENPTRKIDYILYAPIGHFGVQNCTVVSRSDQQVDGVDASDHRPVVADIRFQTEEDLPENQE from the coding sequence ATGAAAAAGACTATATGTCTGTGGGCGCTGCTCCTGATTGTCGTTTCATGCACCAACGACGACAATTACAACGACGAGCACGGAGACAAGGCAGTCATTCCACCCAAAGGCAGGATCATCCGCATAATGACCTACAACATCTACGGCGCACGCGCCACAAGCCCCGCCAATGCAGCCGATCTGGACGCGCTGGCCGAGGTAATCCGCCGGCAGGACCCCGACTTCGTAACCCTCAACGAGGTGGATGTCTTCACCAACCGCACGGGAAAAGACGTACACCAGGCCCGCGACCTGGCAGCCAAACTCGGTATGGAGTGGCACTTCTCGAAAGCCATCGACCGCGACGGAGGCGAATACGGCGACGCCGTGCTGTCGAAACACCCGATTATAGAGACCCGCAGTTACCGGCTCCCCTGCGCCGCTTCGCAACCGGGAGAGGACCGTTCGCTGTGCGTCATCCGCGTCGAGATCGACGGCAAAGACCTCTATGTCGCCTCGACGCACCTCGATCATCTTTCGGGCGATGCGAGCCGCCTGGTGCAGGCCAATGAGATCCGCCGTATCCGCGACACGGAACTGGACGGAGACCTCATCCTTGCGGGCGACCTCAACGCCATTCCCAGTTCGAACGTCATCGCCACGATGACCGCGTTCCTGACCAATGTCGGAACGATCGACCAATACACTTTCCCGTCGGAGAATCCCACCCGCAAGATCGACTACATACTGTATGCCCCGATCGGACACTTCGGCGTACAGAACTGCACAGTGGTTTCGCGCAGCGACCAGCAGGTCGACGGCGTCGACGCCTCGGACCACCGCCCCGTCGTGGCCGACATCCGGTTCCAGACCGAGGAAGACCTCCCGGAGAATCAGGAATAA
- a CDS encoding FN3 domain-containing metallophosphoesterase family protein, with product MKKLLFTLLGLAAALTLPAQDFKITHGPWLCDMTEDGVTVLWTTNKPALSWVEATEDDGRSFYAAEHTRHYETVAGRKQAHKTLHAVRLNNLRPGTKYCYRIFSQEVLEWKHGDNVLYGRTVASNVYKRAPFRFRTFPATGTDCSFVILNDIHGRADDMTELCREINFGKHDFVMLNGDMSNSIENEEQLFRDFIDASVNLYASETPILYNRGNHETRGVFADRLHDYFPTRSGRHYQLCKVGSVCFLLLDCGEDKPDTDIEYGGLADYDAYRREECEWLRRAVASETFRNASARVVFLHIPLDGGTWHGSNHLRNLFLPILNEAGINIMFSGHTHRYGFHPANDEVRFPVVVNGNQSYIRCDMTGDRIAIRIVGPGGRVAHTHEFPLR from the coding sequence ATGAAAAAACTGCTATTCACACTCCTCGGGCTGGCAGCGGCACTGACGCTGCCGGCCCAGGATTTCAAGATCACGCATGGCCCGTGGCTGTGCGACATGACCGAAGACGGCGTAACCGTCCTGTGGACTACCAACAAACCCGCTTTGTCATGGGTCGAGGCAACCGAGGACGACGGACGCAGTTTCTACGCCGCCGAACATACCCGCCATTACGAAACCGTCGCGGGCCGCAAACAGGCGCACAAGACGCTGCACGCCGTGCGGCTGAACAACCTGCGTCCCGGAACGAAATACTGCTACCGCATCTTCTCGCAGGAGGTACTCGAATGGAAACACGGAGACAACGTCCTCTACGGCAGGACCGTTGCCAGCAATGTCTACAAACGCGCACCGTTCCGGTTCCGGACATTCCCGGCAACGGGAACCGACTGTTCGTTCGTCATCCTGAACGACATCCACGGACGCGCCGACGACATGACCGAACTGTGCCGGGAAATCAATTTCGGCAAACACGACTTCGTAATGCTCAACGGCGACATGTCCAACAGCATTGAAAATGAGGAGCAGTTGTTCCGGGATTTCATCGACGCCTCGGTAAACCTTTACGCCTCGGAGACCCCGATACTCTACAACCGCGGCAACCATGAGACGCGCGGCGTCTTCGCCGACCGTCTGCACGACTATTTCCCGACGCGCAGCGGCCGTCACTACCAACTCTGCAAAGTCGGATCGGTCTGTTTCTTGCTGCTCGACTGCGGCGAAGACAAGCCTGACACGGACATCGAATACGGAGGGCTTGCCGACTACGACGCCTATCGCCGCGAAGAGTGCGAATGGCTCCGCAGGGCGGTGGCCTCCGAAACCTTCCGCAACGCCTCGGCACGCGTCGTCTTCCTCCATATTCCGCTCGACGGCGGAACGTGGCACGGCAGCAACCACCTCCGGAATCTGTTCCTGCCGATCCTCAACGAGGCCGGCATCAATATCATGTTCTCCGGCCACACGCACCGCTACGGCTTCCACCCGGCAAACGACGAAGTTCGGTTCCCGGTCGTGGTCAACGGCAATCAAAGCTACATACGGTGCGACATGACAGGCGACCGAATCGCGATCCGAATCGTCGGTCCCGGCGGACGCGTCGCACACACACACGAATTCCCACTCCGCTAA
- a CDS encoding RNA polymerase sigma-70 factor: MENHSAYFQQLFRDHYEPLCARAFQMVHDRKASEDIVQDVFLALWERREEVDFDRPLLPLLFVAVKNRAIDLLRSKKWRGGESGLDELDVCIRTLVADHIEEEFQLSQLSEEIDCCISGLSEQCRRVFLLSRTTGLKNREIAERLNISVKTVEKHIGAALSQLRLRLSRSGFLRLFL; encoded by the coding sequence GTGGAAAACCATTCGGCGTATTTTCAGCAACTATTCCGCGATCACTATGAACCCTTGTGTGCACGGGCTTTTCAGATGGTCCATGACCGCAAGGCGTCGGAAGACATCGTGCAGGATGTCTTTCTTGCCTTGTGGGAACGGCGGGAGGAGGTGGACTTCGACCGGCCGCTGCTGCCGCTGCTGTTTGTCGCCGTGAAGAACCGTGCCATAGATTTGCTGCGCTCCAAAAAATGGCGGGGGGGGGAATCCGGACTGGACGAGTTGGATGTCTGTATTCGTACGCTTGTCGCCGACCATATCGAAGAGGAGTTCCAGTTATCGCAGTTGAGCGAGGAGATCGACTGCTGCATTTCGGGACTTTCCGAGCAGTGCCGCCGGGTGTTCCTGTTGAGCCGCACGACAGGCCTGAAAAACCGGGAGATCGCCGAGCGGCTCAACATCAGCGTCAAGACCGTCGAAAAGCATATCGGGGCGGCGCTCTCCCAGCTTCGGCTCCGGCTCAGCCGCAGCGGATTTCTGCGGCTTTTCCTCTGA
- a CDS encoding transglycosylase SLT domain-containing protein, with amino-acid sequence MLKKTVLTFAFLTILTTFYGFNAQFSAPATDDALNALAEMHHSLLPEGSYVISAYDNLIRNISEEEGHDWRLMSAIAYHESRFTPDITSRSGARGLMQIMPSVARQFDVPAAEITDPRTNIWLANKLMSKIMSSLRFPEGTPEKDRMSIILASYNSGIGHVNDARRLARLNGENPNSWEVVARYLTLKAEPEFYENEVVRCGRFTGSRQTLAYVNDVIGRYDRYCRIAGR; translated from the coding sequence ATGTTAAAAAAGACCGTATTAACGTTTGCGTTCTTAACCATTCTTACGACATTTTACGGCTTCAACGCCCAGTTCAGCGCACCCGCGACGGACGACGCACTGAACGCACTGGCCGAGATGCACCACTCGCTGCTCCCCGAGGGCAGTTACGTCATTTCGGCCTACGACAATCTGATTCGCAACATCAGCGAAGAGGAGGGCCACGACTGGCGCCTGATGAGCGCCATCGCCTACCACGAATCGCGCTTCACGCCCGACATCACCTCGCGCAGCGGGGCCCGCGGCCTGATGCAGATCATGCCTTCGGTGGCGCGTCAGTTCGACGTCCCCGCGGCCGAGATCACTGATCCGAGGACCAATATCTGGTTGGCCAACAAACTGATGTCGAAGATCATGTCGTCGCTCCGTTTTCCGGAAGGGACACCTGAAAAAGACCGCATGAGCATCATCCTGGCCTCGTATAACAGCGGTATCGGCCATGTGAACGACGCCCGCCGTCTGGCCCGCCTGAACGGAGAGAACCCCAACTCGTGGGAGGTCGTGGCCCGGTACCTTACGCTGAAGGCCGAGCCGGAATTCTACGAGAACGAAGTGGTCAGATGCGGACGATTCACCGGCAGCCGGCAGACGCTGGCCTATGTGAACGACGTGATAGGACGCTACGACAGATACTGCCGCATCGCCGGAAGGTAA